The following proteins come from a genomic window of Diceros bicornis minor isolate mBicDic1 chromosome 36, mDicBic1.mat.cur, whole genome shotgun sequence:
- the FZD8 gene encoding frizzled-8: MEWGYLLEVTSLLAALALLQRSSGAAAASAKELACQEITVPLCKGIGYNYTYMPNQFNHDTQDEAGLEVHQFWPLVEIQCSPDLKFFLCSMYTPICLEDYKKPLPPCRSVCERAKAGCAPLMRQYGFAWPDRMRCDRLPEQGNPDTLCMDYNRTDLTTAAPSPPRRLPPPPPGEQPPSGSGHGRPPGARPPSRGRGGGSGDAAAPPTRGGGGKARPPGGGAAPCEPGCQCRAPMVSVSSERHPLYNRVKTGQIANCALPCHNPFFSQDERAFTVFWIGLWSVLCFVSTFATVSTFLIDMERFKYPERPIIFLSACYLFVSVGYLVRLVAGHEKVACSGGAPGAGGAGGAGGAAAAAAAGASAAGAGAGGAGGRGEYEELGAVEQHVRYETTGPALCTVVFLLVYFFGMASSIWWVILSLTWFLAAGMKWGNEAIAGYSQYFHLAAWLVPSVKSIAVLALSSVDGDPVAGICYVGNQSLDNLRGFVLAPLVIYLFIGTMFLLAGFVSLFRIRSVIKQQGGPTKTHKLEKLMIRLGLFTVLYTVPAAVVVACLFYEQHNRPRWEATHNCPCLRDLQPDQARRPDYAVFMLKYFMCLVVGITSGVWVWSGKTLESWRALCTRCCWASKGAAGGGSAGAAAAGGAGGPGGGGGAGPGGGGGQGGGAGSLYSDVSTGLTWRSGTASSVSYPKQMPLSQV; this comes from the coding sequence ATGGAGTGGGGTTACCTGTTGGAAGTGACCTCGTTGCTGGCCGCCTTGGCGCTGCTGCAGCGCTCGAGCGGCGCGGCGGCCGCCTCGGCCAAggagctggcgtgccaggagatCACCGTGCCACTGTGCAAGGGCATCGGCTACAACTATACCTACATGCCCAACCAGTTCAACCACGACACGCAGGACGAGGCGGGCCTGGAGGTGCACCAGTTCTGGCCGCTGGTGGAGATCCAGTGCTCGCCCGACCTCAAGTTCTTCTTGTGCAGCATGTACACGCCCATCTGCCTGGAGGACTACAAGAAGCCCCTGCCTCCCTGTCGCTCCGTGTGCGAGCGCGCCAAGGCCGGCTGCGCGCCCCTCATGCGCCAGTACGGCTTCGCCTGGCCCGACCGCATGCGCTGCGACCGGCTACCCGAGCAGGGCAACCCCGACACGCTGTGCATGGACTACAACCGCACCGACCTCACCACGGCCGCGCCCAGCCCACCGCGCCGCCTGCCGCCGCCACCTCCCGGCGAGCAGCCGCCCTCCGGCAGCGGCCACGGCCGCCCTCCAGGGGCCAGACCCCCTTCCCGCGGCAGGGGCGGCGGCAGTGGGGACGCGGCGGCGCCCCCCacgcgcggcggcggcgggaagGCGCGGCCCCCTGGCGGCGGCGCAGCGCCGTGCGAGCCGGGCTGCCAGTGCCGCGCGCCCATGGTGAGCGTGTCCAGCGAGCGGCACCCGCTCTACAACCGCGTCAAGACCGGTCAGATCGCCAACTGCGCGCTGCCCTGCCACAACCCTTTCTTCAGCCAGGACGAGCGCGCCTTCACCGTCTTCTGGATCGGCCTGTGGTCTGTGCTCTGCTTCGTGTCCACCTTCGCCACGGTCTCCACCTTTCTCATCGACATGGAGCGCTTCAAGTACCCCGAGCGGCCCATCATCTTCCTCTCGGCCTGCTACCTCTTCGTGTCTGTCGGCTACTTGGTCCGCCTGGTGGCGGGCCACGAGAAGGTGGCGTGCAGCGGCGGCGCGCCGGGCGCGGGCGGCGCGGGGGGCGCGGGGGGCGCGGCGGCGGCCGCCGCCGCGGGCGCGAGCgcggcgggcgcgggcgcgggcggcgCGGGCGGGCGCGGGGAGTACGAGGAGCTGGGCGCCGTGGAGCAGCACGTGCGCTACGAGACCACCGGCCCGGCGCTGTGCACAGTGGTCTTCCTGCTCGTCTACTTCTTCGGCATGGCCAGCTCCATCTGGTGGGTGATCCTGTCGCTCACGTGGTTCCTGGCGGCGGGCATGAAGTGGGGCAACGAGGCCATTGCGGGCTACTCTCAGTACTTCCACCTGGCCGCGTGGCTCGTGCCCAGCGTCAAGTCGATCGCCGTGCTGGCGCTCAGCTCCGTGGACGGCGACCCGGTGGCCGGCATCTGCTACGTGGGCAACCAGAGCCTCGACAACCTGCGCGGCTTCGTGCTGGCGCCGCTCGTCATCTACCTCTTCATCGGCACCATGTTCCTGCTGGCCGGCTTCGTGTCGCTCTTCCGCATCCGCTCGGTCATCAAGCAGCAGGGCGGCCCCACCAAAACGCACAAGCTGGAGAAGCTCATGATCCGCCTGGGTCTGTTCACCGTGCTCTACACTGTGCCCGCCGCCGTCGTGGTCGCCTGCCTCTTCTACGAGCAGCACAACCGCCCGCGCTGGGAGGCCACGCACAACTGCCCGTGCCTGCGGGACCTGCAGCCGGACCAGGCGCGCCGGCCCGACTACGCCGTCTTCATGCTCAAGTACTTCATGTGCCTCGTCGTGGGCATCACCTCGGGCGTGTGGGTCTGGTCGGGCAAGACGCTCGAGTCGTGGCGCGCCCTGTGCACCCGCTGCTGCTGGGCCAGCAAGGGCGCCGCGGGGGGCGGGAGCGCGGGCGCCGCGGCCGCGGGGGGCGCCGGCGGGccggggggcggcgggggcgcagggcccggcgggggcggggggcagggcgGCGGGGCGGGCTCTCTCTACAGCGACGTCAGCACGGGCCTGACGTGGCGCTCTGGCACGGCCAGCTCCGTGTCTTATCCAAAGCAGATGCCGTTGTCCCAGGTCTGA